The Cygnus atratus isolate AKBS03 ecotype Queensland, Australia chromosome 17, CAtr_DNAZoo_HiC_assembly, whole genome shotgun sequence sequence CATTTGAGGAACATCCTTAAAGAATCTTTCCGGAGGCAAGGTTGCTCCTCAAAGATCTTCTCCTTCAGAACCAATCCTTTGCTGTACAGACAATCTTTTTCCAAGGCTTTGCAGATAAAGTACAAACATGctgacagagaaatgaaaattgaatGGTCAATTGCTACTTTGGCTCACACAAACAATCCCATTTCTGGGCTTCACATACACCACTAAACTCCAGCTGAACGTGACATTTACAGAAACCAATAGCTTTGTAACGTGTGAGATAACTACATGcatgaaaatacagttaaaacAACCTATTACCTCTTCTCGAGTATTACATCTagtaaaaaacacattaattttgtttaaacacttttgctgtacattttttatttacttttaagacTCCCAATCCTGCACAAAGGGTATTAGAATTTTGTAAAGCGGAATCACAATTGTTTACCATTTTCATGGTTATCAAATGTCTTCCACTGCTGCAATAAGCAGTGAATCCCACCCAGGCTTTTGCTCACATGGGCAACTACATAAAGAGAATTCGGCTTTGCAGCTTCCAGACTGACAGACGGCTCTCCTGGAGCAAAAGTGAATTTATATTACAGTTACTCTGAAAATAGTGAAGTGATTCTTTCTAAGAACTGAAACACTATTTCTTGACTGGTCTGGGCTACAGAAGACACAGTCCAAAGCGCAAAGTCAAAACATGACTTGCTAAGGATCAAATCCTGTTAGCCAAGCACGTCACAGAAGACCTAACAGCTGACGGACTCTGGAGTAGAAAATTCAAATACCCTTAATTCAGACCTCATTTATCATTGACAATACGTTCTGCAGTACATTTCAAACACTTAACATGTCAACAGCACATCCTTTGGTGAAAAATAACCCACTTGACACCTGACAGAACACAGAGGTCTGACAGTTTTcattccccttctccttcctcttatACACCACTTGTGACTTTCTCTACTGAACTAACAAACATGCTAGTTAGGtatttgttgctgttggttttcatttgtttgtttttcttgttttttggtggtggtgtttgtttttgttttaaagaaagatattttagcACCAAAAGCAGAGATCCAACACCAAAATGTAGATCTACTCATATTTCTTGATAAACACCATACCgggcatttatttttaggataaACAGAATTCATAAAAATCATAACTTATCATGAAGTAAAAATCTCCATCACATCCTAACACACTGCATGCTTATGAGAGATATACTTTCTCCTTTACAATTGCATTGTGTTACaatttttaacatgaaattaTACATTTCTTCAGATTCTTTTAAAGGACTACTATTGTACTTACTTGTGTAGTCACTGAGTGTGTACAAGACTGTGATAAGGTTATCTAAACAAGGCCAGTGATCAGGATTACATCTGAGACCTTCTTCAAAAGCATGACGAGCCAAAGGTAGGCGGATGAGTTTTATTGCCACACGACCAATTTTATACCATAGGTTGACATCAGTAGAGTCTAGCATTACTGCCTAGAAAGCATAACAGACAACATTGGTCACATTTCAGATATGCACATCTGCTTGTTTACAGAGACTATCCCTGCTTTAGCTTTTCACTGGGACACTACTGGCTTGGGGACTGAATGGTGGGCATATAAAGTCAGAAAGCACACAGAACTCAGACATACATATAAACGAGGTATACTGAAACGTGTACATCTGTATTTTGGTAAGTTGTTGCAAACATCCAGGCaccagtattttatttcagctgttacTGTACCTCCAAATAAAACTCCATGGCTGTCTCTAAGTCatccctctgtgctgccagttGTGCTAGGTTTTTATAGGTGGAATATTTTAACATCAAGCCTGGATGTTTCAGCCCTTCTTTCTCATCACCAGAAAGAACTGCctagaaacagtaaaataaacgTAACATAGGCATTAGGAAttagacaaattaaaaatagcaacaaaaaagTTGCCAAGTGAGAACACTGACATTTGTAATTAGCCAATAAGAAGTTAAGGCATACAAAATATAATAACAGTTTATAGAGTTTCATTCTCTAAAAGTCACTGACCTCTCGCAAAAGACGAATCTCAAGCAGCTCATGATAAGCTTTAGCAGACTCTTCAAATCGGTCATGTTTCTGAAGGTCCAAAGCTTTGTGGTACAAAGCAAAAGCTTCTGCTTCCTGTAGTTTAAAAAGTTAGAACATATTCTGTAGGGTAATTTTATCAAATATAACAACATAataatttttaagcaaaattggattattttgtgcttttatttcaccATTTTTCAGACTAGCTTCTGAAAAGATAGGGCGCCTTTAATAGTACTTACTGCTGCGTATCAAGTCTTCACACAGAAGAACACTAGCTTTACTAACCCAGTACATCTCAACTGAATTTAGGTTGTTAAAGGAAGGTTCAAAAGGTAAGATATTAACAAAACTTTCtcatgaacaaaaaataatggatAACCAATCTCTGCAACAAGAGAGGACAAAATTCCCACCCATTATGTCCCTTTGTAAAATTGTGGGTTTACTTACTTGTGCTTCCTTTGTCTGTGTTTTATGACTTTTGAAGCTACCTTCATAGTCATCCTCAATTGTGGAGCTTGCATTCAGTGCTGCAATTCGAATCTAGAATGACAGTTGAGATGCCACAAGAACTGTTACATCTACACAAGTCTCAGTTTCTCTTgcaaacttttttaaaaaaacaaccaaacttTACTTGGCAAACACACTCTGCATAATGCTACAAGAGCTGCAACAAATTTAGGCATCACTAATATAATATatgcaaataataatacatCAAAATCTCTTCCCTAAAgtcaactgaaaacaaagttaaaatttcAAACGTCTTTCAAGTAATAGCTTTCCTAGAAAGTACAAAATACATTACAGTGAGgcttttcaatttcttaaatTTACCAATAGCTACAATCACTCCGAATCCAACATTCTCATTATATCAATTTATTCTCTCTTATttctggggaaagagaaagttTTCAATTTGCAAAACATCTTGAACACCATGTCAAATAAGCCCTTACCATGTTTGTAAATATTCACACTGTCGTTCTCCAGGATTAGCAGGGAGTGCTAAACACCAGCAAATCTGGAAAGCAAATTGGATTAGAATATTTATTCgataaataaagaaagcattcagaagTAAAAGACAGGATGGATTTACTTTAAGTGATAACCAATTAACTGTCCTATGTCACCACCACCCCTCATGCCAAGAGACAAATTGCCCTACCACGTATGAACAACAACattaaagttaattttaacTAAGAACCgagaataaaatacaaagttaaGCACACATTACTTCAGGATGGCTTTCCTAGTGGTGATGGGATAGTGGAAGTATTGGCAATGTAGTTACAGCTGTAAGGTTATTTCGTTACTGTATATTTAATGAACGACATTATAGTAACATTTAAACATGAATCCCTGGAATGACAAAAGcttgcaaaggaaaaacttCCTGTGTACAATGGCATTACATGAGCGTGAATCATTACAACTTATGAAATTTCTTTCccattacttaaaaaaaaaagtggaactTCTCCTGTACCCTTCAtctgcagcacaaagcaggGTGCTCTCCCAAGCCTCTAAGAATCAGCAACTGCCATGGTTTCtagaagaggaaatgaaaaaatggaaaagccaCCCAAGTCCCATTGACTTTGCAGCAGATCACAGTGGCTACTCATTACTCAAAATACTGTCTGCACCTAGAAattcttctgatttaaaatgtttttattactgcttgttattatttatattattaaaatgcttttattactGTTACAAGTTCACTGCGCAAACTTTTACTAACTAGTATTTCTTCATTCTGCAGGAGAGTTActaatattttcagtctttttaccGTTGATAAAAAGCTTGAAAGGGGATATACAGGTTATAAGCGTGAAAGTCATTTTTCCAGAGAATTAAACCCAAGTTTAAACTGCTTGAAACATGTtagtaaaagcaaaacactaaGGAGTTTTGTGgggcttttttttaaaaaaaacaaaaacacttcactTATGTATAAAGCCTTCCCATCAACTGAAACAGAGATGACACATGCAGAACAGGctaaaaattgtctttaataTTGGAAACCACATTAATAGAAGAATAATTCCAAAATTAGCCGCAGCAGGAAGTAGTGGGAGTTTTGAACTATAAATTGAATTCATATGTTATCATGATTAGTCCTGCTTGTAGAAAAAATAGTGCTTTTACACGAATTTCATCAGTTCAGCAGATACTTTGTTTGCCCACACACTATTTACTTTACCTGCAGCTAAATGAGACTGACAACTACACACcaataaagcatttttccttttaagtcaCTCACTGAACATTAATAAAACATCAAAGACAAGAATTCCTTATCTATATtgcaaatgtagaaaatatatacagagagaCTAACGGTTTCTCTTTTCAAAAGTACTGAACGCCCCAGGTTTTGACAGAAAGTGCAGACACTTATGACGTCTAAACAAATCAGGCTGTATGATCCCAAATCAATTAGATATTTAAACTGAGGATTTTTAAGTTCACTTACAAATACACCCATATGCAGAAACGCATTCAGTGCTTTTGCTGAATCACATAGTCTTGTTAAAGGCTGTACCAAAGTCAACAGGAGAGACTACAATCAGTAGTTTACTTCCACAGCTGGACTGCCAATGAGACTGCAACTACAGAAAAGGCGGGGAAACGATTTTAATTCtactttaatttaaatgagaagTCTGTGACAAATATTTAGCAACTCTCCTCTCTGGTGGTCACAAATTGAGAGCGCAAAACCAAATTGAGCACAATGCTGCTGGAAACAGGACCAAGATGCAACCTTCACACAGCTTTTACACTGCTATGCTAggcaagtgtttttttgtttgtttgtttgtttttaagccagGCACTGTATGTGCATGTTATCCTGATTGTGGACTGAGTTACAACAGTCTCAGAATATCTCAGAATAAACTAAGTCACAATAAGAACTTTCAGAGCAACATAGTGACATCAGTTAGGTGGGGGAAAAACAATCAGTCTAAACCACAAAACATTACAATCAGTTTGAAATCTTTCAGTTAGAAGAGCGTCTTTGCTTGAACTGTGGTTATTACAGGTGAACACATTATCAAAAGGCAACAATAGCCATTAAGGCCCCTTGACTTTAAaatcttctctcctttttcccttaaTAGGTTAAAACTTAGGTAAAAATTTCAAGCGACTCTCATTCCCAGTTATCGTAACATCCTTTGGGTGACTCTCAacttcaaaaccagaaacaaaggGAGTGACTGGTGTTTCCTGGCATCTTTTATTGGTGCTGTACATAGAATTGCACACTGTAAATACGTGTTTGTTTAAAGAATACTTggggtttggggattttttttgttttctgtttgtttaaacaCCGCAAAACTCACCTCCACCGCATTTTAGCGACAGCCGCTTTCACTGAAACGCGGTAACTCTCCGCAAAGCGGAGGGGGGACACCTCTCCCACTGCTCGCCAGACTCCCCTGCCCGCAGGGTGGCCCAAAAAGGGCTGGGAGGCGGccgggggagggaaggagcccCCGTTTACCTTCAGGATGCCCTCAGGGAGCGGGGCAGGAGAGGCCCCGCCGcgccaggccaggccaggctcGGCTCACCCGCCCTCAGCGacgggctgggcagggcagggcacggcAGGGCAGCCCCTCACGGCCCTCCGGGGGCTGTGGCGGAGGTGACACTCACCTGGCAGGGCCGCCCCACTGCCCCGAGCAGCCGTCGGGCCGCAGCCACCGGGGGGCTCCCGGAGCGGCTCCCTCAGGAGACCGGCGGCCACCGCCTCCTCAACGATCTCCACAGCAACCGCCCCGGAACCCGTCGGCAACAAAGCGGCTGCTCATTGGGCCAGGGAGCTTTTCCTCAGCTAACCAATGGGAAGGGGGGGGAGAAGGCAGGCGGGAAGGGGCTGAGGTGAATAGCGGGCGGGAAGGCGCTGCCCCGCCGTGAGGGGTGCGGCGGCGGTTAGCGGTGGCATCTCACCGGGCTTGGAAACCGCCCAAAGTGCCGGGTTTTGCCTCAGATTCCCTGTGGGGATAGCTAGGGATGGAAACGTGCTTTTACGTGGCTGAGATAGGGGAGGTTTTACTGTACGATGGCATGACTTCAGGCAAACAATTAGCAAAGACAActacttgtggaaaaaaaatatttaaaagtaatattaTGATATTGCTATCAGTCTCAAAGAGCAGGTGTATTACCTACAGCACTCATGAAGGCTCCTTGTGAGGAAAGCACCTGAGCACGCACAGGCTGTGAAGAACACACTCAAGCCTTTACCCAATTTGTGGCATATAATCACGTCTAAAGTCACTGATTGTTAAAATGAGTCCACACCACACTGCTGAAGTTAAGCATGAGCTCAAGCATTTCACTGAATTAGCACCTCCCTTGGTTTTCATTACACATCTGACAGGGCAGTTAGCATCATTAATTTTAGCTTCATCTGTGCCAATAATTTTAGCTATAAACTGCACATGCAGGAAAATCAGTTTGGGGAAACCCATAATATGCACATAACATATACAAGTGCTGTGGCAGTATATCTTAGCAGTTATGTCTTTATGTAAATCATTACCAGACAAATAAACTTCGTGTCTTATTTTCAATCTGGCTTAGTGAATCACTGTTATGTGGAATAATTTACAAAAGTTACTGACGTGGCCATGGTGGGGAACGCCAAACATCGGAGCATGTTTCTCAGTAGCACCCTGTAGGCAAGAGCCTCACCTGAGAGTGATGGTTTGGAACATGGGAAATGCCtaaacagttttttatttttatttttaaatctgattaTCAAGTTATAATCAATAAACTTAATTATAGCAACTTTTATGTTAGAAGCTTGTCACAAATGACGACTAGGGAACGCCAACATGCACTTAGAGGGAGAATTAGGAGAGTCAATGAGCAGCAGAACATCAGgaatataaatgaaacaaattgttGCTTGTAGGAATAAGCCTAGTATAATCAGAGTGGTGCTTGCTGGACTCTAAgttgatttttcagttctgatactcaaatcaatataaaattatttaaactgtAATCCATGTGATTCGTGGAAGAACTCTATAACTCAAAGCAAGTAAGTTATAAAGTAGGTATGTGGTTTATTTCGGCGCCGGGCACGTGCGTGATAGCTCCCAAAGGCATGCGCACCTTAACACAGCAACTTGCGttggttatatgcagtaaaaagttacatatgcatgaagtttcccaatacgcctatacatattcataacctATCCCcgctttgtattaaaattagctccaagaagtcatttccataaactcctcccatctgcgcCTGCGCAGTGTGTTCTGGTGGTGGTCGTCggggggtcgtggggatgaagTCCAATAACTCCTCTTCATCACCACTAGTTGACCCCCTGCCTTTGTAcagactcagctgctccttggctcttgtccaaaCCACAAGGTCGGTCTCAACTGGTTTTCGAGACAGGTTCCccatttttgtcaggaaacatCCTCTGTGAGGGGCCCCGAGACTCCTTGTTTCGGTTAATTTGCACAGCAGTAAACAAAGACACTCAGCAATATCTATTTTAAAGCGATTAAGCAAGCCctcattctttcattccttGCTTTAATAATTAcgattgttttatttagaaatcattaataCAATTAAGCAAGCCCCCATTCTTCTATCCCTGGCTTCACATGCAGCTCACCTTAGAGATCACAGTTCTGAAGACAAATTGATCTGTTCACACAAGTGGTCTGTGCTGAAGGAAATGGAGGGAGCTACACTGGAAGCTCACTGGAAGTGTTCCCTAACTGGGAAGAGGTCACAAGAGGGAAAAAgtattatgtttgttttgaaaaaaagtctggatggctatttatttacacagaggagaaagctgAAGGTGGAGAAGCTGTGTGTTGGCTTGACACAGTTCAGACTGAAGCATTTCACAAGTTTTTATACTATAATCTCCctttttgtaaagaaacacTTCAGGGCTGGGGTGAAATTTTATATACGGGagtatgtaaatatatttgaaatatatattgtgTGAGAAAATACTACCCATCTTTCCATCCACATACACTGCAGTACCACTCCGTTGTGCTTGCAGAGTAATTTCCACAGCTATCATGATTTTGTAATACTTTTCTGCCAGTAGTGCCCTTCAGGGTGTCACTGGTCCTCTGTCTTGTGTAAATACACAGAAAGGTTGTCCTTGCTTCAAAGGCCTTGAGGCTAAGAAATAGTTACACAGTCTTCAAAATCAGGTCATTACCTTTGAATATGCAAACATGCCTATACAGTGATCTCAAACAAACCAACAGAGGCCATTTCTGGGAGCAGagatatttattaattttagaaGGTTAAGCCTGGGAAGTTACAGATGTcagtaaaacagtaaaagaaacaaCTTACTATAGCTGGGAGATTAAATCCAGATGACAGGCAGACTCAATACCATGGAAGCAGAACAATCTGCACATAGCATTCAAAGGAAGGGGATTTTATAACACTATTTTTGAGTGCTAGATAAGAGTGGTGTATCTAATTTACTCTAACCAGCAAACATAAGCAACAGAGatgtaagaaaatgtttcctgctTCTGGAGGCTTGTTTGCATACTCCAGGCCCACATAACCCCCTTCAGCATATCTTTAAAGGCCTAAAATAATACACTAAGCTAATCTAAAATTAGCTCAGTGTAAGAAAAATAGCCTATCTATTTAGATCAACAAGAACGTAAGTATGCTCAGTACCAACAGTTCATGAaagaaagcagccagcagcgAGTTTATATACTATCAGCATCTGATTCTGCACTGACAGGCCCCAGCACcaaaaaagtattaaattgGCTCAGgccaagacaaaaaaaaaaaaaaaagaagttgttcCCTTGATCAATATTTTAACTGctctcataaaaaaaatctctaagtCCATGAACCATAAAGTTCTCAAGATGGTTTTTACCCAGCACTTTCACTGCGATCTTACATTATTCCTGGATGTTTTGTCAGACTACCGCTAGAATGCAGCTATGACATGGAAACGGGTTGGAAAGTCACATTTAATCTCTGAGGATCCTTTTATTGAGACATCTTTGCGTGGTGTATTCCTCCAagctttccctctccttctttaTCTCTGGCTGCTCAGTTCCACAATGCTGGGAAAGACAAGTCCCAGGGCAAAAGCTAACGTGGGGCATAGCGGAAGGTGAAAGGAAGGAACAAAGCCTGCAGTAATGCCCAGCAGTGGTCAACGCTGCCCAAACAAGCCGAGCTGGGGCACAGGTCAGAACAGGTTTCTGTAGTGGAAACGAAGGCTTTGGCAAGAATTTCTGCTTGATCCTTCAAGGCACAGAAGTACCTCCAGGAAATGAGCAGTTTGCAGACCAGGATTAAAGCTgcattcttttctgcatttcagagtaTTCACTTGAAGTTGGTCAGCTCTTTTACACCTCAATAGCAAAGCAAGGGCTGCCCACCTTCTTCCCTGCAACAAAGTACATTTGAGTTACATGTGCATCTCACATTCAGTTCACCTGTTTATTACCttgtttcaaaaacatttagTTGAAGAGACCTGAGAAAGTGTAGAGACCTGGGCAGCCAAGGCATCTATCTCTAAGCACAGAgagctaagaaaacaaaagccacattGTAAGCCAATAACTGACACTTATCAAAAGAGGTTCtgataaattttattaatcagATGTGTGGGCCCCCCAGTGGCCCTGAATGAGATTTTGCAAACATAGAAGATACTTAAGCTGCATAGGGAATAGCTTACTTCTAATGGTAATTAGAGAGGATATCTTTAACTATCTTGAGACCTCAAgacataaacaaataaaatctaatCGGAATTATGAAGGAATGCAGAAGTACTCTTCAGCCTTGTGTCTCCACGGACCTCCATGCTCTTAGCTCCTCTGTGCCTCCATGTCTGGTACCTGACAAAGTCACAAAGCGGAAGGGAAACTGGTTAAAGTTTTCATTATCAGTGGAAGGCCGAGATAACATTATACATGAAAAGTAtagtgcttttgttttaataaaataccaTATATATTCCAGTTATAAAGCAATGGAGCATGCAGgtcctaaaaaacaaaacacttccatTCAGAATGAAGCGTAACAACAGCTGAAGTTGTAAGGGCCCAGGTCCAATAGGCAGAGTGCTGTCACTGTGCTAAGTCACTTGTgtacagctgcagcagcccctccaCAGAGGACAGCGAGCTGAAAACCTCAGCCACAGGGCACAGCAAGGTACTGTATCTTTCTGAAACTCCCTGTAACAGTGGGGtaaggaaaagtattttgaacAGCTGGGTAAATGACAGGGATTAAAGCTAGCAGTAGCAGAACCTTCAAAGTATTTTCCCGTGGCATAATGCAATTCTTCACaagcagctgcctcctctgcacACTGCCATCGCCACACAAACATTCAGCCTCGAAAATTCTGTGGACAAATAAAACTTTGTGGGAGCAGTCACTGGCAGCTGGCAATAGTAGACCACAGAGCACAAAATTTGACGTAAGCCTTaaataaacaatgaaataaatgcataaaccTCCCTCCCAGTGATCACATCTCTTTCTAGAAAGAGCTTCTGGGAAGCCCAAAAATAGAAGAACTTGAAGGGATATCCCAGGTCTCCTCAGCCAGCCTGAGAGCCTTCTGCTGCCACAGGGAAACAGAAAGTAGAATCTTTCTGCATTGCAAAGTATGAGGAAATCTGGATAAACTGGAGAACCTCTGCGATTCTCAACACAAGCAGATGTGTTCTGGATTTAAACAAGCTTTGCACTGCTACAAGGAGCTTTGTCTAGGCGTGGTAAGCATGGCTATCACCAGACTGTTAACGGCAAAACCACGGGGTTAGCAACAGGCAGCTGGAGAGCCTTTGGGCTACAAGACAGGCTTGAGATAAAGACCTCAAACTATTCTAATAAAATCACTACAGCTGATTGCACCAGTCTTCAGCTTTGTAGGCATATGCTGCAAAGGCAGGAATGAAAGATGCAGGTGAAAGTGCAGGACTATTAGAGCAATAAGAGGAAACAAGATAGATGGAGCTGGTCACCTCTGGGTTGTCTTCATCATTGCTTCGTTCCCACGGACTGCTTGAGGGATCACAGGAAAGTCATCACTGTCCTGTTCTTGCCGATCTGCCAGGGCTCCAGTGGGTAAAAGCGAATGACAATCCTTATTGGATATAAGAGCAAAAACACATcggacaaaaaaaatattattttacagcAAGTTGTTATCCCTGCCCAGATTGCAGCAAGCTAGGAAATCTTCACTAAGCTCCAGCAGGCTCACACTGCAGGGCGTTAATTTAACAGAAGCACAGACAGGCTGCATGTGGGCAGAGTACAAACAGGTGCCAGAGTTCATCTGCACAAACCCAACTGCAGACTGAACTTCAACGCCGCCTGTATGAGAGACTCGTCCATTTCAGaagcacccaagcatctcctAATCCTGCCGGGCGTTTATCCTGACGGCACGCCAGGGGCAGGGGAATATCATTACTTTCCTTGTGGGGCAGATGGGCCGAGCCTCCAGCCCGGCCGGCCGCGGGCCCCAGAGCGGTCCCCCTGGACCGGGACAGCCCGGGGACAGCCCGGGGACAGCCCGCACTCACCTCTCGGTGCTAAGGCCCAGCTCCGCCGTCAGGAAGTCGAAGAAGCGGGCGCTGTGCGCCTGGTTCTGCTGCGCCGAGCCCACCACGCCGATGGAGGAGACGAGCAGCTGGGCGCAGGGCTCGGCCGAGCCCGACACCACCATGGGCAGCCCGCTGCGCACCGTCACGTTCACCCGCTGCCGGCACACGCACGGTCACGGCCACGGTCCTGAtcccggtgccggtcccggtgccggtcccgCTCTCggccgccccccagccccgcactcACCTCAGCGGGCTTGCttaagatggcggcggcggcggcgcacAGCTTCTGCGGCAGCTCCGGCGGCAGCCGCTCAGCCGCCAGGTTGGTGTCCAGCTCCACGAACGGCATGGCGACCGACCGACCCCACAGCGCCGGCAGCCGGGCAAGGGGAACCGGGAACCGGGCACCGGCTCCTCCCCGCCCCCGTCCCGCTCCACCTCGTCCCGCCCCCGGCACTGCAAGAAGTGAGGCATGCAGGGAGGTTTCTTGTCTTGTCCCGTATAAATAATCATCGCCCCCACATTCTGCAGTCGGGGCTTGAGCTCCGAAGTTGGCAGAAgtgcccctggcagcagcatcccagctgcagctcaggctTCTCACAAGCTGAGGTGCTGTGCGGGGAGGTTCCTTGTGCTGATTTACGGCAAAAAGTTACGAACCACCTTGGCTGCAAAGTCATCGTGTGTAAGGTACAGCACTGTGGTGAAGGTTGGCCCTGTAtgatgtgattttttatttttattttttaattttccacagTTATTGACGAACCTAATGAAAACTGGTAGAGCTGCTCGCCTTGCTGGGGGAATTGTTTGGCCTTCAGTGCTGCCAGCGAGGACAATACTGGCACGGGGAGCAGTGTGTAAAGCAGCCATTAGGAAGGCTGGAATCGGATTTCCAGGAGAGACTGACTGCAAAAAGAGAGACAGGACGGAGAGGGGGCATGGCAGCTGGCAGGGGATGGCTGCTGGCTGCGCTGAGCGGTGGCACAGAAGCTCCCCTCAAACCCAGAAGAAATAACCCAGAGAAGCTGTTAGATTTCAGGGTAAATTTACAGAAAGATATAATCTTGTAATTAAGGGATGATCTTGAGCTGCAATAACCATGAATTCAT is a genomic window containing:
- the DDT gene encoding D-dopachrome decarboxylase isoform X3, producing the protein MPFVELDTNLAAERLPPELPQKLCAAAAAILSKPAEDCHSLLPTGALADRQEQDSDDFPVIPQAVRGNEAMMKTTQRYQTWRHRGAKSMEVRGDTRLKSTSAFLHNSD
- the DDT gene encoding D-dopachrome decarboxylase isoform X2, whose product is MPFVELDTNLAAERLPPELPQKLCAAAAAILSKPAEDCHSLLPTGALADRQEQDSDDFPVIPQAVRGNEAMMKTTQRIFEAECLCGDGSVQRRQLLVKNCIMPRENTLKVPDMEAQRS
- the DDT gene encoding D-dopachrome decarboxylase isoform X4, whose translation is MPFVELDTNLAAERLPPELPQKLCAAAAAILSKPAEDCHSLLPTGALADRQEQDSDDFPVIPQAVRGNEAMMKTTQRIFEAECLCGDGSVQRRQLLVKNCIMPRENTLKDLHAPLLYNWNIYGILLKQKHYTFHV
- the DDT gene encoding D-dopachrome decarboxylase isoform X1, which produces MPFVELDTNLAAERLPPELPQKLCAAAAAILSKPAERVNVTVRSGLPMVVSGSAEPCAQLLVSSIGVVGSAQQNQAHSARFFDFLTAELGLSTERIVIRFYPLEPWQIGKNRTVMTFL